Sequence from the Carassius auratus strain Wakin chromosome 32, ASM336829v1, whole genome shotgun sequence genome:
AAGCCCCGAGGAAGCAGCTCGCTACTAAAGCCGCCCGGAAGAGCGCCCCAGCCACCGGCGGCGTCAAGAAGCCCCACCGTTACAGGCCCGGGACCGTGGCTCTCCGAGAGATCCGCCGCTATCAGAAGTCCACCGAGCTGCTGATCCGCAAACTGCCTTTCCAGCGTCTGGTGCGAGAGATCGCTCAGGATTTCAAGACGGACCTGCGCTTCCAGAGCTCCGCT
This genomic interval carries:
- the LOC113051267 gene encoding histone H3-like, with translation MARTKQTARKSTGGKAPRKQLATKAARKSAPATGGVKKPHRYRPGTVALREIRRYQKSTELLIRKLPFQRLVREIAQDFKTDLRFQSSAVMALQESSEAYLVGLFEDTNLCAIHAKRVTIMPKDIQLARRIRGERA